From one Triticum urartu cultivar G1812 chromosome 3, Tu2.1, whole genome shotgun sequence genomic stretch:
- the LOC125544386 gene encoding uncharacterized protein LOC125544386 isoform X3, which produces MTPTKGATPATKHTRHAPRLRYASHRSVPVAWQTSQETPSAPRPPTHDGRLPSGCCCAFRTPAPRRPQHDGGWSGRVPGRHSCSAEGTPPLPWPTAPERRNTAPVAERGKLRSWVGPNGQYYRELPCPNCRGRGYTPCKKCGIDRSSLDCPMCNGKGIRMCMQCGGECVIWQESIDEQPWEEVRSSSPLKVKEDDEVDRLEIKIDTSKRPRRTYPSPSPEVAMKISRSLRSLNAKTGLFTKHMKIIHQDAKLHAQRVAAIKVLLQQEIRLLKNKRHSSGILRIGSREALP; this is translated from the exons ATGACACCGACGAAAGGAGCAACGCCAGCCACAAAACACACGCGCCACGCGCCCCGGCTGCGCTACGCGAGCCACCGCTCCGTCCCCGTCGCGTGGCAAACGAGCCAAGAGACGCCGAGTGCACCGCGTCCTCCCACGCACGACGGACGCCTCCCCTCAGGATGCTGCTGCGCCTTCCGTACGCCCGCCCCGCGCCGTCCACAGCACGATGGAGGCTGGAGCGGGCGCGTGCCCGGCCGGCACAGCTGCTCCGCCGAGGGCACGCCGCCGCTTCCTTGGCCGACGGCGCCGGAGCGCCG GAATACTGCCCCGGTTGCAGAGAGGGGGAAGCTGAGGTCCTGGGTTGGTCCAAATGGGCAATACTATCGAGAGCTGCCTTGCCCTAACTGTAGGGGTAGAGGATACACTCCTTGCAAAAAGTGCGGGATAGACAGATCCAGCTTGGATTGCCCTATGTGCAATGGCAAG GGGATTAGGATGTGTATGCAATGTGGTGGAGAATGTGTGATATGGCAAGAATCTATTGATGAACAACCATGGGAGGAAGTTCGATCTAG TTCACCCTTGAAAGTAAAGGAAGATGATGAGGTCGACAGACTAGAGATAAAGATCGACACCTCAAAAAGACCGAGGCGTACTTATCCATCACCATCCCCAGAAGTTGCCATGAAGATTAGCCGATCTCTAAGA AGTCTGAATGCTAAAACAGGATTGTTTACTAAGCACATGAAGATTATACACCAAGACGCCAAATTGCATGCTCAAAGAGTTGCTGCTATTAAG GTACTGCTGCAGCAAGAAATCAGGCTTCTGAAAAACAAAAGGCATTCTTCAGGGATCCTGAGAATCGGCTCAAGAGAAGCATTGCCATGA
- the LOC125544386 gene encoding zinc finger CCHC domain-containing protein 9-like isoform X1 — protein MTPTKGATPATKHTRHAPRLRYASHRSVPVAWQTSQETPSAPRPPTHDGRLPSGCCCAFRTPAPRRPQHDGGWSGRVPGRHSCSAEGTPPLPWPTAPERRNTAPVAERGKLRSWVGPNGQYYRELPCPNCRGRGYTPCKKCGIDRSSLDCPMCNGKGIRMCMQCGGECVIWQESIDEQPWEEVRSSSPLKVKEDDEVDRLEIKIDTSKRPRRTYPSPSPEVAMKISRSLRSLNAKTGLFTKHMKIIHQDAKLHAQRVAAIKRTKGTAAARNQASEKQKAFFRDPENRLKRSIAMKGVKFYCSKCGQEGHRSFYCPTVREISARVQFRCRLCGEKGHNSRTCGNPKSENEHQRQPRHCSLCGEKGHNRRNCPGSPEAEVGASGHITKKVNRHNSGVYSCSFCKERGHNRRTCPKRNASLG, from the exons ATGACACCGACGAAAGGAGCAACGCCAGCCACAAAACACACGCGCCACGCGCCCCGGCTGCGCTACGCGAGCCACCGCTCCGTCCCCGTCGCGTGGCAAACGAGCCAAGAGACGCCGAGTGCACCGCGTCCTCCCACGCACGACGGACGCCTCCCCTCAGGATGCTGCTGCGCCTTCCGTACGCCCGCCCCGCGCCGTCCACAGCACGATGGAGGCTGGAGCGGGCGCGTGCCCGGCCGGCACAGCTGCTCCGCCGAGGGCACGCCGCCGCTTCCTTGGCCGACGGCGCCGGAGCGCCG GAATACTGCCCCGGTTGCAGAGAGGGGGAAGCTGAGGTCCTGGGTTGGTCCAAATGGGCAATACTATCGAGAGCTGCCTTGCCCTAACTGTAGGGGTAGAGGATACACTCCTTGCAAAAAGTGCGGGATAGACAGATCCAGCTTGGATTGCCCTATGTGCAATGGCAAG GGGATTAGGATGTGTATGCAATGTGGTGGAGAATGTGTGATATGGCAAGAATCTATTGATGAACAACCATGGGAGGAAGTTCGATCTAG TTCACCCTTGAAAGTAAAGGAAGATGATGAGGTCGACAGACTAGAGATAAAGATCGACACCTCAAAAAGACCGAGGCGTACTTATCCATCACCATCCCCAGAAGTTGCCATGAAGATTAGCCGATCTCTAAGA AGTCTGAATGCTAAAACAGGATTGTTTACTAAGCACATGAAGATTATACACCAAGACGCCAAATTGCATGCTCAAAGAGTTGCTGCTATTAAG AGAACAAAAGGTACTGCTGCAGCAAGAAATCAGGCTTCTGAAAAACAAAAGGCATTCTTCAGGGATCCTGAGAATCGGCTCAAGAGAAGCATTGCCATGAAAG GAGTGAAATTTTACTGCAGTAAATGCGGGCAAGAAGGACACCGAAGCTTCTATTGCCCAACAGTGAGGGAAATTTCAGCCAGAGTGCAATTCAGATGCCGGTTATGTGGGGAAAAGGGGCATAATAGCCGAACGTGTGGAAACCCAAAGTCAGAGAATGAACATCAGCGGCAACCTCGGCATTGTAGCCTATGCGGTGAAAAGGGTCACAACCGAAGAAACTGCCCTGGGTCTCCAGAGGCGGAGGTTGGCGCTTCTGGCCATATTACTAAGAAAGTTAACCGTCATAATTCAGGTGTTTATTCATGTAGCTTCTGCAAAGAAAGGGGGCATAATAGACGGACATGTCCGAAGAGAAATGCTAGCTTAGGATAA
- the LOC125544386 gene encoding zinc finger CCHC domain-containing protein 9-like isoform X2, which produces MLLRLPYARPAPSTARWRLERARARPAQLLRRGHAAASLADGAGAPLHYDPLADLLGPDVGPSPSQNTAPVAERGKLRSWVGPNGQYYRELPCPNCRGRGYTPCKKCGIDRSSLDCPMCNGKGIRMCMQCGGECVIWQESIDEQPWEEVRSSSPLKVKEDDEVDRLEIKIDTSKRPRRTYPSPSPEVAMKISRSLRSLNAKTGLFTKHMKIIHQDAKLHAQRVAAIKRTKGTAAARNQASEKQKAFFRDPENRLKRSIAMKGVKFYCSKCGQEGHRSFYCPTVREISARVQFRCRLCGEKGHNSRTCGNPKSENEHQRQPRHCSLCGEKGHNRRNCPGSPEAEVGASGHITKKVNRHNSGVYSCSFCKERGHNRRTCPKRNASLG; this is translated from the exons ATGCTGCTGCGCCTTCCGTACGCCCGCCCCGCGCCGTCCACAGCACGATGGAGGCTGGAGCGGGCGCGTGCCCGGCCGGCACAGCTGCTCCGCCGAGGGCACGCCGCCGCTTCCTTGGCCGACGGCGCCGGAGCGCCG CTCCACTACGACCCGTTGGCCGACCTTCTCGGCCCAGATGTCGGCCCCAGCCCCTCGCA GAATACTGCCCCGGTTGCAGAGAGGGGGAAGCTGAGGTCCTGGGTTGGTCCAAATGGGCAATACTATCGAGAGCTGCCTTGCCCTAACTGTAGGGGTAGAGGATACACTCCTTGCAAAAAGTGCGGGATAGACAGATCCAGCTTGGATTGCCCTATGTGCAATGGCAAG GGGATTAGGATGTGTATGCAATGTGGTGGAGAATGTGTGATATGGCAAGAATCTATTGATGAACAACCATGGGAGGAAGTTCGATCTAG TTCACCCTTGAAAGTAAAGGAAGATGATGAGGTCGACAGACTAGAGATAAAGATCGACACCTCAAAAAGACCGAGGCGTACTTATCCATCACCATCCCCAGAAGTTGCCATGAAGATTAGCCGATCTCTAAGA AGTCTGAATGCTAAAACAGGATTGTTTACTAAGCACATGAAGATTATACACCAAGACGCCAAATTGCATGCTCAAAGAGTTGCTGCTATTAAG AGAACAAAAGGTACTGCTGCAGCAAGAAATCAGGCTTCTGAAAAACAAAAGGCATTCTTCAGGGATCCTGAGAATCGGCTCAAGAGAAGCATTGCCATGAAAG GAGTGAAATTTTACTGCAGTAAATGCGGGCAAGAAGGACACCGAAGCTTCTATTGCCCAACAGTGAGGGAAATTTCAGCCAGAGTGCAATTCAGATGCCGGTTATGTGGGGAAAAGGGGCATAATAGCCGAACGTGTGGAAACCCAAAGTCAGAGAATGAACATCAGCGGCAACCTCGGCATTGTAGCCTATGCGGTGAAAAGGGTCACAACCGAAGAAACTGCCCTGGGTCTCCAGAGGCGGAGGTTGGCGCTTCTGGCCATATTACTAAGAAAGTTAACCGTCATAATTCAGGTGTTTATTCATGTAGCTTCTGCAAAGAAAGGGGGCATAATAGACGGACATGTCCGAAGAGAAATGCTAGCTTAGGATAA